Proteins encoded in a region of the Methanofollis tationis genome:
- a CDS encoding ISH3 family transposase: MPLPKSRVTCRKSNILKPKDCCAPVVSALDQHLTIPIQGKLTQTDLISSLVGMAVMNQSVHSITHILDRVPCETSVRYHLKKLDMADLEQNNTSILTTHMHHVLKPGYAYQFAIDFTNDPYYGSTDEENEAYIVRSKRKKSTNEFYSYITLYVTTRNRQMTLAVFPVRRDTSKVGYIAQCLDRITELGLRIEVLCLDREFYTRKVLGFLMDVQVPFIVPVRKHGKRMKQVLQGTHSRYAEYRMHGKPVLVLKIAIAVKYAKGKRGKRGVENLGYVVGNLRWNPHRVHQTYRSRFSIESSYRMRNQVKPRTSTKNPVIRYLYAIISFLLKNIWIDILWKHFSPAKQGPQTIEVRGFRFSSFMCIIWEAIRTSMRGARAIPVLRYPV; the protein is encoded by the coding sequence ATGCCTTTACCTAAATCGAGGGTGACCTGCAGAAAGAGCAACATTCTGAAACCTAAAGACTGTTGCGCCCCTGTTGTTTCGGCACTGGATCAGCATCTAACCATTCCCATTCAGGGAAAACTCACTCAAACGGACTTGATTTCTTCTCTGGTCGGCATGGCTGTAATGAATCAGTCAGTTCACTCAATCACCCACATCCTGGATCGGGTACCGTGCGAAACGTCCGTTCGCTACCACCTCAAAAAACTCGATATGGCCGATTTGGAACAGAATAACACCTCGATCCTCACCACCCATATGCACCACGTCCTCAAACCTGGGTACGCCTATCAGTTTGCGATTGACTTTACCAACGATCCGTACTACGGGTCAACCGATGAGGAGAATGAGGCCTATATCGTGCGAAGTAAGCGTAAAAAGTCAACAAATGAGTTTTATTCCTACATCACTCTGTATGTGACCACCAGGAACCGGCAGATGACGCTGGCCGTGTTCCCGGTGCGCCGGGATACCTCGAAGGTCGGATACATCGCGCAATGTCTCGATCGGATCACTGAACTCGGTCTTCGCATCGAAGTTCTCTGCCTGGATCGGGAGTTCTACACCCGGAAGGTGCTCGGGTTTCTGATGGACGTCCAGGTGCCGTTCATCGTTCCTGTCAGGAAACACGGGAAAAGGATGAAACAAGTCCTCCAGGGAACACACTCCCGGTATGCTGAATATCGGATGCACGGAAAACCGGTGCTGGTCCTGAAGATTGCGATTGCCGTGAAGTATGCAAAAGGAAAACGGGGTAAGCGCGGCGTTGAGAATCTGGGTTACGTCGTGGGAAACCTCCGGTGGAATCCCCATCGGGTCCATCAGACCTATCGGTCCAGGTTCTCGATTGAATCGTCCTATCGGATGCGCAACCAGGTGAAACCCCGTACGAGCACAAAAAACCCGGTCATCCGGTATCTCTACGCCATAATATCGTTCCTCCTCAAGAATATCTGGATCGATATACTCTGGAAGCACTTTTCCCCCGCGAAACAGGGACCACAAACCATTGAGGTGCGCGGCTTCCGGTTCAGCTCCTTCATGTGCATAATCTGGGAGGCGATCCGCACATCGATGAGGGGTGCCAGAGCCATTCCTGTGTTAAGGTATCCTGTTTAG
- the radB gene encoding DNA repair and recombination protein RadB, whose translation MARTGGRGAVKLSRLSTGSPLLDDLLGGGLERRTITQIYGEPGSGKSTLCIMAAVSCLRGGEDVVYIDTEGFSADRFEQIAGEEAVSLADHLYLFEPADFVQQGVMIAEAEALLRTKRVGLIVMDSATALYRSELGTTKDALRTLSRHMVLLLGYAKKYEVPVLITNQVYMNVDTDVFFGLGGTALGHISKAILRIERRDATRRVVLEKHRSRPADTSFDYVIVEEGIRGV comes from the coding sequence ATGGCGCGAACTGGAGGGCGAGGGGCAGTGAAGCTCTCGCGCCTCTCCACCGGTTCTCCCCTTCTCGACGACCTCCTGGGCGGCGGGCTGGAGCGCCGGACGATCACGCAGATCTACGGTGAGCCCGGGAGCGGGAAGAGCACCCTCTGCATCATGGCGGCGGTCTCCTGCCTCCGGGGCGGCGAGGACGTGGTGTATATCGACACCGAGGGCTTCTCCGCCGACCGGTTCGAGCAGATCGCCGGGGAGGAGGCGGTGAGCCTGGCCGACCACCTCTACCTCTTCGAGCCGGCGGACTTCGTGCAGCAGGGGGTGATGATCGCCGAGGCCGAGGCCCTGCTGCGCACGAAGCGGGTCGGGCTGATCGTGATGGACTCGGCGACGGCCCTGTACCGCTCCGAACTCGGGACGACGAAGGACGCCCTCCGCACCCTCTCGCGGCATATGGTCCTCCTCCTCGGGTATGCGAAGAAGTACGAGGTGCCGGTGTTGATCACGAACCAGGTGTACATGAACGTGGACACCGACGTCTTCTTTGGACTCGGGGGGACGGCCCTCGGGCATATCTCGAAGGCGATCCTCAGGATCGAGCGGCGGGACGCGACGCGGAGGGTCGTGCTGGAGAAGCACCGGTCGCGGCCGGCTGATACGTCGTTTGATTATGTGATCGTGGAGGAGGGGATCAGGGGGGTTTGA
- the larC gene encoding nickel pincer cofactor biosynthesis protein LarC: MRVLLLDPFHGAAGDMTIGALLDLGADEAQVRAAMASVVADPVFSRVTRCGIAAVRVETRSGPAHRSLAEVIERVEAADASLAVIERAKRVFQRIADAEERVHGHAPHFHEVGADDAIADVVGACTALESLHLDAVAVMPLALGQGTVVAAHGRMPVPAPATLGILRGSDLDAVFGGGEGELCTPTGAALLAEFSTIKPAAIGAVRVLATGYGAGSRDPADAPNVLRAVLLEGTAGVPGDEVDILETNVDDVTGEVIAHCMDALFAAGARDVSVIPATMKKGRAGHLVRVVCRPADSAPLSLILARELGTLGVRCIPSVHRLATARRIERVAAEVAGVRREVAVKVAAIEGEVFSVKAESDEVRAWAEELGVPVRTVARIVEAAAWRELEGEGQ; this comes from the coding sequence ATGCGTGTTCTTCTTCTGGATCCGTTCCACGGCGCTGCGGGCGACATGACGATCGGCGCCCTTTTAGACCTGGGCGCAGACGAGGCGCAGGTCCGGGCGGCGATGGCCTCGGTGGTGGCCGACCCGGTCTTCTCCCGGGTGACGAGGTGCGGGATCGCCGCGGTGCGGGTGGAGACCAGGTCGGGGCCGGCGCACCGGAGCCTCGCCGAGGTGATCGAGCGGGTGGAGGCGGCAGATGCGTCTCTGGCGGTGATAGAGCGGGCGAAGCGGGTGTTCCAGAGGATCGCCGATGCCGAGGAGCGTGTCCACGGCCATGCCCCGCACTTCCACGAGGTCGGGGCCGACGACGCGATCGCCGACGTGGTCGGGGCCTGCACCGCTCTTGAGAGCCTGCACCTCGACGCCGTCGCCGTGATGCCGCTGGCCCTGGGGCAGGGGACGGTGGTGGCGGCCCACGGGAGGATGCCGGTGCCGGCGCCGGCCACCCTGGGCATCCTGCGGGGATCAGATCTTGACGCCGTCTTCGGGGGCGGCGAGGGCGAGCTCTGCACCCCGACGGGTGCGGCCCTCCTTGCCGAGTTCTCGACCATAAAGCCGGCGGCGATCGGCGCAGTCCGGGTGCTCGCCACCGGTTACGGCGCAGGCAGCCGCGATCCGGCTGACGCCCCGAACGTCCTTCGCGCCGTCCTCCTGGAAGGGACGGCCGGCGTGCCGGGCGACGAGGTGGATATCCTGGAGACGAACGTGGACGACGTCACCGGGGAGGTGATCGCCCACTGCATGGACGCCCTCTTCGCCGCCGGCGCCCGGGACGTCTCGGTGATCCCGGCGACGATGAAGAAGGGGCGGGCCGGGCACCTGGTCCGGGTCGTCTGCCGACCGGCCGATTCCGCCCCCCTCTCCCTGATCCTGGCGCGGGAACTCGGCACCCTGGGGGTGCGGTGCATCCCGTCGGTCCACCGCCTGGCCACGGCCCGCCGGATCGAGCGGGTGGCGGCCGAGGTCGCGGGCGTGCGCCGCGAGGTGGCGGTGAAGGTCGCCGCCATCGAAGGGGAGGTCTTCTCGGTGAAGGCCGAGTCAGACGAGGTGCGGGCGTGGGCCGAGGAACTCGGGGTGCCGGTCAGGACCGTGGCCAGGATCGTCGAGGCAGCCGCATGGCGCGAACTGGAGGGCGAGGGGCAGTGA